In Archangium violaceum, the following are encoded in one genomic region:
- a CDS encoding peptidoglycan-binding protein: MPLNQTANSSPTTRPTRGVVDPQTFLRFGSKGEQVSSLQSRLAALHYNVGAADSHFGQKTLDAVKAFQRAKGLVADGVVGPKTAEALGISLSATPRHPADGTAHGKTLAANSAKNTAQELVEKFVSIWSTDEEGLAHALYNRGKDITVVTTAFKLLDEEWTADSDDVALEYVKLVQSRGGLALEMLKTESALRELLIDLLATGVSFPDEDKHIQFLRGLAGPSTSGSSSALPSVEAMVQAALAQKGKDYVYGVEVKASDTQAKAFDCSELVEWAVSRAGGFMPDGSQAQREYCRKHKTTLPVEEAIKTRGALLFTDTHVAISLGDGTTIEAANSKKGVCILKATGRGWKEAGLVPGLSQGTTTLQKSPSKTQSSTSSKTDTKASANKASSPSTGDESAGTVINGYVIYPNEVRGQGTIAWRNNNPGNIRNGAFADTHGAFKGKNNRRFAIFPDHATGFAALLALLKTQAYQPLSVMKAMARYAPSTDSNDPVAYARTLSKLTGLDVDRTLSSLNDAELRKFATAIQKVEGWKAGVVYSRSDPRLAELGIKLPSTGGKPNQALDAAKASMTVAKSDQGSKGKQTASNTSPTKVTPPAVAHQETLKKLGQQARLRMSLYNKGLCAKGVCEMLGAVGYACASGRPYVSSGIISRVYDYGTGRWSPSSTKGYYVSKHSHLDNKTHVVKSEANVKCASAMDSAKFMKHTLEMLKFVECTPPLHGHGSMGTPPEESVKALRALPEGTVVVFGPALSRSVEKIDGKYALGGTGHAGHVGVLLREGKDVLVVADGLLVGNGSKYTVESCLSSYAWAVGFVPTTAPLKVNAKDRPANTA, encoded by the coding sequence ATGCCGCTGAACCAAACCGCGAATTCGTCCCCCACGACCCGCCCGACGCGCGGGGTGGTGGACCCACAGACCTTCCTCCGGTTCGGCAGCAAGGGCGAGCAGGTGAGCAGCCTGCAATCGAGGCTCGCGGCGCTCCACTACAACGTCGGTGCGGCGGACAGCCACTTCGGGCAGAAGACCCTCGATGCGGTGAAAGCCTTCCAGCGAGCGAAGGGACTGGTCGCCGATGGGGTGGTTGGCCCCAAGACCGCGGAGGCGCTCGGCATCAGCCTCTCCGCCACTCCACGGCACCCCGCCGATGGCACGGCCCATGGCAAGACGCTGGCGGCCAACTCGGCCAAGAACACCGCGCAGGAGTTGGTCGAGAAGTTCGTATCGATCTGGTCCACGGACGAGGAGGGGCTCGCCCATGCCCTCTACAACCGGGGCAAGGACATCACTGTCGTCACCACCGCGTTCAAGCTGCTCGACGAGGAGTGGACCGCAGATTCCGATGACGTGGCGCTTGAGTATGTCAAGCTCGTCCAGTCTCGTGGGGGACTGGCCCTGGAGATGTTGAAGACGGAGAGCGCTCTTCGGGAGCTGCTCATCGATCTGCTCGCCACCGGTGTCTCTTTCCCGGACGAGGACAAGCACATCCAGTTCCTGCGGGGGCTTGCCGGCCCCAGCACCTCCGGCTCCTCCTCGGCCCTCCCCAGCGTCGAGGCCATGGTGCAGGCCGCGCTGGCTCAAAAGGGCAAGGACTATGTGTATGGCGTGGAGGTGAAGGCTTCCGACACCCAGGCCAAGGCCTTTGACTGCTCCGAGCTCGTGGAGTGGGCCGTCAGCCGGGCTGGGGGCTTCATGCCAGACGGCTCGCAGGCACAGCGGGAGTATTGCCGCAAGCACAAGACCACCCTCCCGGTGGAGGAGGCCATCAAGACACGCGGGGCGTTGCTCTTCACGGACACCCACGTCGCCATCAGCCTGGGCGATGGGACGACCATTGAGGCCGCCAACTCGAAGAAAGGCGTCTGCATCCTCAAGGCCACGGGCCGAGGCTGGAAGGAGGCCGGGCTCGTCCCGGGGCTCAGCCAGGGCACCACGACCCTCCAGAAGTCCCCTTCCAAGACTCAGTCCTCCACCTCCTCCAAGACGGACACGAAGGCGAGTGCCAACAAGGCCTCTTCGCCCTCGACGGGTGATGAGTCCGCGGGCACCGTCATCAATGGCTACGTCATCTATCCGAACGAGGTGCGTGGCCAGGGCACCATTGCCTGGCGCAACAACAATCCGGGCAACATCCGCAACGGCGCCTTCGCCGATACGCACGGCGCCTTCAAAGGCAAGAACAACCGCCGCTTCGCCATCTTCCCGGACCACGCCACCGGCTTCGCCGCCCTCCTCGCGCTTCTCAAGACGCAAGCCTACCAGCCGCTCTCCGTGATGAAGGCAATGGCGCGTTACGCGCCCTCCACGGACAGCAATGATCCGGTTGCCTATGCCCGCACGCTCTCGAAACTGACCGGGCTCGACGTGGACAGAACACTCTCGAGCCTGAACGACGCGGAGCTGCGGAAGTTCGCGACCGCCATCCAGAAAGTGGAGGGCTGGAAGGCCGGCGTCGTCTACTCACGGAGCGATCCGCGACTGGCCGAGCTGGGGATCAAGCTCCCCAGCACCGGGGGCAAGCCCAACCAGGCCCTTGACGCAGCCAAGGCCTCGATGACCGTGGCGAAGTCCGATCAAGGCTCCAAGGGTAAGCAGACCGCTTCCAACACGTCCCCTACCAAGGTGACGCCCCCCGCCGTGGCCCATCAGGAAACGCTCAAGAAGCTGGGCCAGCAGGCCAGGCTGCGGATGAGCCTGTACAACAAGGGCCTTTGTGCCAAGGGCGTCTGCGAGATGTTGGGAGCGGTGGGCTATGCCTGCGCGTCGGGCCGGCCCTATGTCTCCAGTGGCATCATCAGCAGGGTCTATGACTACGGCACCGGTCGATGGAGCCCCTCCTCGACCAAGGGCTACTACGTGTCGAAGCACAGCCATCTGGACAACAAGACCCATGTCGTCAAGTCGGAGGCCAATGTGAAGTGCGCGTCCGCCATGGACAGCGCCAAGTTCATGAAGCACACCCTGGAGATGTTGAAGTTCGTCGAGTGCACGCCGCCCTTGCATGGCCACGGCAGCATGGGGACGCCTCCAGAGGAGAGCGTGAAGGCGCTTCGCGCACTTCCCGAGGGAACGGTCGTCGTCTTCGGCCCGGCGCTCTCGCGAAGCGTGGAGAAGATCGATGGCAAGTACGCCCTGGGAGGGACAGGACATGCGGGCCATGTCGGGGTGCTGTTGCGCGAGGGCAAAGACGTCCTGGTGGTCGCGGACGGCCTGCTGGTAGGCAATGGCAGCAAGTACACCGTCGAGTCGTGCCTCTCCAGCTATGCGTGGGCTGTAGGCTTCGTTCCGACCACCGCTCCCCTCAAGGTCAACGCGAAGGACCGTCCGGCCAACACGGCCTGA